In Saccharothrix violaceirubra, the following are encoded in one genomic region:
- a CDS encoding Rieske (2Fe-2S) protein, which translates to MDRRTLLCGLLALTACGTGTAARRPGLGGARPGDRLAGLADVPVGSGALLDVGTDGQLLFVRPDADVVRAFDPTCPHQGTVVNPPVKGVIVCPTHRSEFDPATGGRLAGLAPRGLTEVPVTVAGDDVRLA; encoded by the coding sequence GTGGACCGACGAACGCTGTTGTGCGGCCTGCTCGCCCTCACCGCCTGCGGCACGGGCACGGCGGCCCGCCGCCCCGGCCTCGGCGGCGCCCGGCCCGGCGACCGGCTCGCCGGCCTGGCCGACGTCCCGGTCGGGTCGGGCGCGCTGCTCGACGTCGGCACCGACGGACAGCTCCTGTTCGTCCGCCCGGACGCCGACGTGGTCCGCGCGTTCGACCCGACGTGCCCGCACCAGGGCACCGTGGTGAACCCGCCGGTCAAGGGCGTGATCGTCTGCCCGACGCACCGCAGCGAGTTCGACCCCGCCACGGGCGGGCGGCTGGCCGGCCTGGCGCCCCGGGGGCTGACCGAGGTTCCCGTCACGGTGGCGGGCGACGACGTGCGCCTGGCCTGA
- a CDS encoding Rieske (2Fe-2S) protein encodes MTTTPTNDGLSRRRMLCGVLAALAVPAGLAACSDSPTTSSGPGTTPGTTTKAGDATTKPTAAGGSGIVALADVPDGGGVVVESDGRPLVLVRSGDTVKAFDATCPHQLQKVAPPVGDVITCPAHGSRFKATDGSRIDGPTPSGLDAVPVKVAAGQVVLA; translated from the coding sequence GTGACCACCACACCCACGAACGACGGCCTGTCCCGGCGCCGGATGCTGTGCGGGGTCCTGGCCGCGCTCGCCGTGCCCGCCGGACTCGCGGCGTGCTCGGACTCGCCGACGACGTCGTCGGGTCCCGGCACCACTCCCGGCACCACGACGAAGGCCGGGGACGCCACCACGAAGCCGACCGCCGCGGGCGGTTCGGGGATCGTCGCCCTCGCCGACGTGCCGGACGGCGGCGGGGTGGTCGTCGAGTCCGACGGCCGGCCGCTCGTGCTCGTCCGGTCCGGCGACACGGTCAAGGCGTTCGACGCCACCTGCCCGCACCAGTTGCAGAAGGTCGCGCCCCCGGTGGGCGACGTGATCACCTGCCCGGCGCACGGCAGTCGGTTCAAGGCCACCGACGGCTCCCGGATCGACGGACCGACCCCGAGCGGTCTCGACGCGGTCCCGGTGAAGGTGGCGGCGGGCCAGGTCGTGCTCGCCTGA
- the uvrC gene encoding excinuclease ABC subunit UvrC, translating into MADPSTYRPAPGTIPDAPGVYKFRDSGGRVVYVGKAKSLRSRLNSYFADVAGLHPRTRQMVTTAAAVEWTVVATEVEALQLEYNWIKEFDPRFNVRYRDDKTYPVLAVTLDEEFPRLHVYRGPRRKGVRYFGPYAHAWAIRETLDLLLRVFPARTCSSGVFKRHGQIGRPCLLGYIDKCAAPCVGKVDAKAHRAIVEDFCDFLAGKTDSMVRRLEREMTAAAEELEFEKAARLRDDQTALKRALEKQAVVLGDGTAADVVAFAQDDLEVSVQVFHVRGGRVRGQRGWVVDKVDETSVPALVDQFVTQFYGAQAESARVGGVEAAPVPREVLVPELPEDAEAVEKWLAELRGGRVALRVPQRGDKRALMETVERNAKEAFQQHKLRRAGDLTARSAALQELQDALGLDTAPLRIECTDISHVQGTDVVASLVVFEDGLARKSEYRRFAVRDAAEQGDVASIAEVVRRRFQAYLKETAGGGPTPGIDPDTGRPRRFAYAPNLLVVDGAGPQATAASDVLAELGITDVAVVGLAKRLEEVWLPGDPDPVILPRTSEALYLLQRVRDEAHRFAVAYHRQKRSKRLTVSALDEIAGLGQTRKAALLKHFGSVRRLGEATVVEIAAVPGVGRRTAETVHAALNKSAGVPVQDGPAGVHGGAARTSPGDDQTSPDIPAQDEPVRATTAPRVPRQDGSVPDAAVRNGPTTTQEQQ; encoded by the coding sequence GTGGCCGACCCGTCGACCTATCGCCCCGCCCCCGGCACCATCCCGGACGCGCCCGGTGTCTACAAGTTCCGCGACTCCGGCGGCCGGGTGGTCTACGTCGGCAAGGCCAAGAGCCTGCGGTCCCGGCTGAACTCGTACTTCGCCGACGTCGCCGGGCTGCACCCGCGCACCCGCCAGATGGTGACCACCGCGGCGGCCGTCGAGTGGACGGTCGTCGCGACCGAGGTCGAGGCGCTCCAGCTCGAGTACAACTGGATCAAGGAGTTCGACCCCCGCTTCAACGTCCGCTACCGCGACGACAAGACCTACCCGGTGCTGGCCGTGACCCTGGACGAGGAGTTCCCGAGGCTGCACGTCTACCGCGGCCCGCGCCGCAAGGGCGTGCGCTACTTCGGCCCCTACGCCCACGCGTGGGCCATCCGCGAGACGCTCGACCTGCTGCTGCGCGTGTTCCCGGCGCGCACCTGCTCGTCCGGCGTGTTCAAGCGGCACGGGCAGATCGGGCGCCCATGCCTGCTCGGCTACATCGACAAGTGCGCGGCGCCGTGCGTGGGCAAGGTGGACGCCAAGGCGCACCGCGCGATCGTCGAGGACTTCTGCGACTTCCTGGCCGGGAAGACCGACTCGATGGTCCGCCGGCTCGAACGCGAGATGACCGCCGCCGCCGAGGAGTTGGAGTTCGAGAAGGCCGCCAGGCTGCGCGACGACCAGACCGCGCTCAAGCGCGCGTTGGAGAAGCAGGCGGTCGTGCTCGGCGACGGCACGGCCGCCGACGTGGTCGCGTTCGCGCAGGACGACCTCGAGGTGTCGGTCCAGGTCTTCCACGTGCGCGGCGGCCGGGTGCGCGGCCAGCGCGGCTGGGTGGTGGACAAGGTCGACGAGACCTCGGTGCCCGCCCTGGTCGACCAGTTCGTCACCCAGTTCTACGGCGCGCAGGCCGAGTCCGCGCGCGTCGGCGGCGTGGAGGCCGCGCCCGTGCCGCGCGAGGTGCTCGTGCCGGAGCTGCCCGAGGACGCCGAGGCGGTCGAGAAGTGGCTGGCCGAGCTGCGTGGCGGACGCGTGGCGCTGCGGGTGCCGCAGCGCGGCGACAAGCGGGCCTTGATGGAGACCGTGGAACGCAACGCCAAGGAGGCGTTCCAGCAGCACAAGCTGCGGCGCGCGGGCGACCTGACCGCGCGGTCCGCGGCGTTGCAGGAACTCCAGGACGCGCTGGGGCTGGACACCGCGCCGTTGCGGATCGAGTGCACGGACATCAGCCACGTGCAGGGCACGGACGTCGTGGCGTCGCTCGTCGTGTTCGAGGACGGATTGGCGCGCAAGTCCGAGTACCGCCGGTTCGCGGTGCGCGACGCCGCCGAGCAGGGCGACGTGGCGTCGATCGCGGAGGTCGTGCGGCGCCGGTTCCAGGCGTACCTGAAGGAGACCGCCGGCGGCGGCCCGACGCCGGGCATCGACCCGGACACCGGCCGCCCGCGCCGGTTCGCGTACGCGCCGAACCTGCTGGTGGTCGACGGCGCCGGCCCCCAGGCCACCGCGGCGTCCGACGTGCTGGCCGAGCTGGGCATCACCGACGTGGCCGTGGTCGGCCTGGCCAAGCGGCTGGAGGAGGTCTGGCTGCCGGGCGACCCCGACCCGGTGATCCTGCCGCGCACCAGCGAGGCCCTCTACCTGCTGCAACGCGTGCGCGACGAGGCGCACCGGTTCGCCGTGGCCTACCACCGGCAGAAGCGGTCGAAGCGGCTGACGGTCTCGGCGCTCGACGAGATCGCCGGACTGGGCCAGACCCGCAAAGCCGCGCTGCTCAAGCACTTCGGCTCGGTGCGCAGGCTCGGCGAGGCGACCGTCGTGGAGATCGCCGCGGTGCCCGGAGTCGGCCGGCGGACCGCCGAGACCGTGCACGCCGCGCTGAACAAGTCCGCCGGCGTCCCGGTCCAGGACGGACCGGCCGGGGTCCACGGCGGTGCGGCGCGGACTTCACCGGGTGACGATCAGACTTCTCCCGACATCCCGGCGCAGGACGAGCCGGTCCGGGCGACGACGGCACCGCGGGTGCCGCGCCAGGACGGGTCGGTGCCGGACGCAGCGGTCCGCAACGGACCGACGACGACACAGGAGCAACAGTGA
- the rapZ gene encoding RNase adapter RapZ, which translates to MEVAVVTGLSGAGRSTAAKCLEDLGWFVVDNLPPELIATMVELGAQARGAITRVAVVMDVRSRAFTDDLAAVIKDLDARGYKPKVLFLEATDDVLIRRFESVRRGHPLQHDGRLADGIAAERVLLTPLREEADLVLDTSALSVHQLRAKIEDTFGSESAMRTRVTVLSFGYKYGLPMDSDLVMDVRFLPNPFWIPELREQTGLDGDVRNYVLTQEGAEEFLDRYHELLRLIGAGYRREGKRYLTLAVGCTGGKHRSVAISEELAARLASEDGMAVKVVHRDLGRE; encoded by the coding sequence ATCGAGGTCGCGGTGGTCACCGGGCTGTCCGGTGCCGGCCGCAGCACCGCCGCGAAGTGCCTGGAGGACCTCGGCTGGTTCGTGGTGGACAACCTGCCGCCCGAACTGATCGCCACCATGGTCGAACTCGGCGCGCAGGCCAGAGGCGCCATCACCCGGGTCGCCGTGGTCATGGACGTGCGCAGCCGCGCGTTCACCGACGACCTGGCGGCCGTGATCAAGGACCTGGACGCGCGCGGCTACAAGCCCAAGGTCCTGTTCCTCGAGGCCACCGACGACGTGCTGATCCGCCGCTTCGAGTCGGTGCGCCGGGGCCACCCGCTCCAGCACGACGGCCGGCTCGCGGACGGCATCGCCGCCGAACGCGTCCTGCTCACGCCGTTGCGCGAGGAGGCCGACCTGGTGCTGGACACCTCGGCCCTGTCCGTACACCAGTTGCGGGCCAAGATCGAGGACACGTTCGGGTCCGAGTCGGCGATGCGCACGCGGGTGACCGTGCTGTCGTTCGGCTACAAGTACGGCCTGCCCATGGACTCCGACCTGGTCATGGACGTGCGCTTCCTGCCGAACCCGTTCTGGATCCCCGAACTGCGGGAGCAGACCGGCCTGGACGGGGACGTGCGCAACTACGTGCTCACCCAGGAGGGCGCCGAGGAGTTCCTCGACCGCTACCACGAGCTGCTGCGGCTGATCGGCGCCGGCTACCGCCGCGAGGGCAAGCGCTACCTGACGCTGGCCGTCGGCTGCACCGGCGGCAAGCACCGCAGCGTCGCCATCTCCGAGGAACTCGCCGCCCGGCTGGCCTCCGAGGACGGCATGGCGGTCAAGGTCGTCCACCGCGACCTGGGACGCGAGTGA
- a CDS encoding gluconeogenesis factor YvcK family protein — MRAVALGGGRGLHVTLTALRRLTDDVTAVVTVADDGGSSGRLRRELGLLPPGDLRKAMVALAAPEAALWSELFQHRFGGTGALAGHAIGNLVLAGLFERLGDPVAVLAEAGRLLGVRGRVLPMCTEPLQIEADVTGLDDDEDVSRRIRGQVAVATTPGRVQRIRLFGPGGPGTVPKGCPEAVDAVLGADVVLLGPGSWFTSVLPHLLVPELHDALVRTAARKVVVLNLVPQPGETAGFSPELHLDVLRGHAPDLRVDAVVADTGAVPVPDRLVRAAAALGATAHLAAVGVDGAPDRHDPVALAAAIDRALHRPPDPPGEPSSRTLHTAVEIRGGEEPWR; from the coding sequence GTGAGAGCGGTCGCCCTCGGCGGCGGGCGTGGCCTGCACGTCACGCTCACCGCGTTGCGCCGGCTGACCGACGACGTCACGGCCGTGGTCACGGTCGCCGACGACGGCGGGTCGTCCGGGCGGCTGCGCCGCGAACTCGGCCTGCTGCCACCGGGCGACCTGCGCAAGGCCATGGTCGCCCTGGCCGCGCCCGAGGCCGCGCTGTGGTCGGAGCTGTTCCAGCACCGGTTCGGCGGCACGGGCGCGTTGGCCGGGCACGCGATCGGCAACCTCGTGCTGGCCGGGCTGTTCGAACGCCTCGGCGACCCGGTCGCCGTGCTCGCCGAGGCCGGTCGGCTGCTCGGCGTACGCGGCCGGGTGCTGCCGATGTGCACCGAGCCGTTGCAGATCGAGGCCGACGTGACCGGTCTGGACGACGACGAGGACGTGTCCCGGCGCATCCGGGGCCAGGTCGCGGTCGCCACCACGCCGGGCCGGGTGCAGCGCATCCGGCTGTTCGGCCCGGGCGGTCCGGGCACGGTGCCGAAAGGCTGTCCCGAGGCCGTCGACGCGGTGCTCGGCGCCGACGTCGTGCTGCTGGGCCCCGGGTCGTGGTTCACCAGCGTCCTGCCGCACCTGCTCGTGCCCGAGCTGCACGACGCGCTCGTGCGCACGGCCGCGCGCAAGGTCGTCGTGCTCAACCTCGTCCCCCAACCGGGCGAAACCGCCGGCTTCTCGCCGGAGCTGCACCTCGACGTGTTGCGCGGGCACGCGCCGGACCTGCGGGTGGACGCGGTCGTCGCGGACACCGGCGCGGTGCCCGTGCCGGACCGCCTCGTCCGGGCCGCCGCAGCTCTGGGGGCCACCGCCCACCTCGCCGCGGTCGGCGTCGACGGCGCGCCGGATCGGCACGACCCGGTCGCGCTGGCCGCCGCGATCGACCGCGCGTTGCACCGCCCGCCCGATCCGCCCGGCGAGCCGTCCAGTAGAACCCTGCACACTGCTGTCGAGATCCGGGGAGGCGAGGAACCGTGGCGATGA
- the whiA gene encoding DNA-binding protein WhiA — protein sequence MAMTSSVKDELSRLAVAKTCCRRAEVASLLRFAGGLHIVGGRVVVEAELDLGSTARRLRREVHELYGHQSDVFTITSSGLRKGTRFVVRVVKDGEGLARQTGLLDPRGRPVRGLPAPVVSGGVCDAEAAWRGAFLAHGSLTEPGRSSSMEVTCPGPEAALALVGAARRMGIGSKQREVRGAERVVIRDGDAIGAMLTRLGAHDSVLAWEERRMRREVRATANRLANFDDANLRRSARAAVAAAARVRRALEILGAEAPDHLAAAGELRLAHRQASLEELGQLSDPQMTKDAVAGRIRRLLAMADKRAKELGMPDTESAVTADMLEAEV from the coding sequence GTGGCGATGACGTCGTCGGTCAAGGACGAGCTGAGCAGGCTTGCCGTCGCCAAGACCTGTTGCCGCCGGGCCGAGGTCGCGTCCCTGCTGCGCTTCGCCGGCGGCCTGCACATCGTCGGCGGCCGGGTCGTCGTCGAGGCGGAACTCGACCTGGGCTCGACCGCCCGCAGGCTTCGTCGCGAGGTGCACGAGCTGTACGGGCACCAGTCCGACGTCTTCACGATCACCTCCAGCGGCCTGCGCAAGGGCACCCGGTTCGTGGTGCGGGTGGTCAAGGACGGCGAGGGCCTGGCCCGGCAGACCGGCCTGCTCGACCCGCGCGGCCGACCGGTGCGCGGGCTGCCCGCGCCCGTGGTGTCGGGTGGGGTGTGCGACGCGGAGGCCGCGTGGCGCGGCGCGTTCCTGGCGCACGGCTCGCTGACCGAACCCGGCCGGTCGTCCTCGATGGAGGTCACCTGCCCCGGACCGGAGGCGGCGTTGGCCCTGGTCGGCGCGGCCCGGCGGATGGGCATCGGCTCGAAGCAGCGCGAGGTGCGCGGCGCGGAACGCGTGGTGATCCGCGACGGCGACGCGATCGGCGCGATGCTGACCCGGCTCGGCGCGCACGACAGCGTGCTGGCGTGGGAGGAACGCCGGATGCGCCGCGAGGTGCGGGCCACGGCCAACCGCCTGGCCAACTTCGACGACGCCAACCTGCGCCGGTCGGCCCGGGCCGCCGTGGCCGCCGCCGCGCGCGTGCGGCGGGCGTTGGAGATCCTCGGCGCCGAGGCACCCGACCACCTGGCGGCGGCCGGCGAGCTGCGGCTCGCGCACCGGCAGGCGTCGCTGGAGGAGCTGGGCCAGCTCTCCGACCCGCAGATGACCAAGGACGCGGTGGCCGGCCGGATCAGGCGGCTGCTGGCGATGGCGGACAAGCGGGCCAAGGAGCTGGGCATGCCCGACACCGAGTCGGCGGTGACGGCGGACATGCTCGAAGCCGAGGTCTGA
- a CDS encoding pyridoxamine 5'-phosphate oxidase family protein: MSDPYRYPEDDWTRPSPNRSASLVGYDKALVHSILDRAYVASVAFIAPGTTGHPGDHAVALPKLYGRDGDSLYLHGSSESRLNVLARAGGPAGFPVCVTVFHVDALVIGRGAINHGVSYRSVVAYGRVSEVTDPEAKKAALATILDHVVPGSSRTSRPPDDTELGFVAVLRFDVELASAKVRTGGPDTRPEDWHSTNWAGIVPVGEVYGPPISAVDLAPGIVAPDHLHYLTEIRSHGNLGVLPPPPHRSKTGRG; this comes from the coding sequence ATGTCCGATCCCTACCGCTACCCGGAAGACGACTGGACCAGGCCGTCGCCGAACCGGTCCGCGTCGTTGGTCGGGTACGACAAGGCTTTGGTGCACTCGATCCTCGACCGGGCGTACGTGGCGAGCGTCGCCTTCATCGCGCCCGGCACCACCGGGCACCCCGGCGACCACGCCGTCGCGCTGCCCAAGCTGTACGGGCGCGACGGCGATTCCCTGTACCTGCACGGCTCGTCCGAGTCGCGGCTGAACGTCCTGGCCCGCGCCGGCGGTCCGGCCGGCTTCCCGGTGTGCGTCACGGTGTTCCACGTCGACGCCCTGGTCATCGGGCGCGGCGCGATCAACCACGGCGTCTCGTACCGGTCCGTCGTGGCCTACGGCCGGGTGTCCGAGGTGACCGACCCCGAGGCCAAGAAGGCCGCGCTCGCGACGATCCTCGACCACGTGGTGCCCGGCTCGTCGCGCACGTCCCGTCCGCCCGACGACACCGAGCTGGGTTTCGTGGCGGTGCTCCGGTTCGACGTCGAGCTGGCGTCCGCGAAGGTCCGGACCGGCGGTCCCGACACCCGGCCCGAGGACTGGCACAGCACGAACTGGGCGGGGATCGTCCCGGTGGGCGAGGTGTACGGCCCGCCGATCTCGGCCGTCGACCTGGCGCCGGGCATCGTCGCGCCCGACCACCTGCACTACCTGACCGAGATCCGCTCGCACGGCAACCTCGGCGTGCTGCCACCGCCGCCGCACCGCAGCAAGACCGGGCGGGGCTGA